The window GTGGCCTTCTCGGGGCGGATTTTTAACCTCCTCGGCTCGCCGGTGGCCTACCGGGCCCTGTTCCAGGCCCTGGTCCTTACGGGGCTGGCCCTCACTTCCCTTTCCGCTTACATCCTGCTCTACCACGCCTACACCGCCAGCAAGGAGCGTTTGGACCGCAAGGCTTACGAGGACTGGCTGGCCCGGTTCACCGAGGCCCTCTTCAACGAGGAGCCGCCCCCGCCTCCTCCCTGGCCCCGCCCGGCCCTCGAGGCCCTTTTGAACCTCCGGGAGATGCTCAAGGGGGAGTTCTCCGAGCGGATAGCCGACTGGCTCCGCCAGGTTTATCCCCACTGGATCCGCCTTCTGAAAAGCCGGTGGGCCTCCCGGCCTGCCCGGCTGGAGGCTTTGGATGCCCTGGCCCAGGCCCGTTTGCCGGAAACCCTGGAGGCCATCCTCCCCTACCTTTCCCATCGGGATCCCGTGCTGCGCCTGGGGGCGGCCCGGGCGGGGGCCCGGGTGGCCCGGGGGGAGGGGCTTGGACGTCTGGCGGCAGCTCTCCTGGAGGCGGGCCTGCCCCGCGGGGCCCTCCTGGAGGTGCTCCTCCTTCTGGAGGAGCGGGCGACGCCTGTGGTGGAGGCCTTCCTCTCCCGGGGTGGAAGGGAAGAGGTGTGGGCGGCTTTAGAGGCCATCGGCAGGCTTAAGCTTGTGGCGTTGGCGGAGAGGGTGCTTCCCTTTTTGGATCATCCGGATCCGGAGCTTAAGGCTGCCGCCATGCGGGCTCTTTACCGCATGCGCTACCCACCCAAGGGGTACGAGGGGCTTTTGCTGGCGGCCTTGAAGGACCAGCAGGAGTTCTTGCGGGCCCACGCCGCCCGGCTCATGGCCCTTCTCGGGAACGAGCTGGCCCAGCGGGCTTTGTGGAAGGCGCTTTCCGACCCTTCCTTTTACGTGCGCCGGGCGGCGGCGGAAGGGCTTTTGCTGATGAATAGGGGATTCCTGGCCCGGGCGGCGGAGGGCCACCCCGACCCCTTTGGCCGGGCCATGGCCCAGCAGGTGTTGCGGGAGGCGGCGTGAACCTTCTCCTGGACTTTTTGTTCCTGTACCAGGTGGTGATCCTGTGGTATTTCGCCCTCCTGAACCTCTTTTATGCCCTCTTCGCCTTCTTCGGCCTAGGGATGGTGGCCCGCTACGCCCGGGAGCTTTCCGAGCTCTCCCTGAAGGACCTTTTGGAACGGGAGGCTTACCTGCCGGTGTCCATCCTGGTGCCCACCTACAACGAGGAGAAGACCATCGCCCACTCGGTGCGCTCCTTTTTGAGCCTGCACTACCCAGAGTTTGAGGTGATCGTGGTGGCGGATGGGCCCAAGGACCGGACCCTGGAGGTGCTCAAGGAGGCCTTCCGCCTGGTGGAGGTGGAATGGGTCTACCGCCGGGCGCTTCCCACCAAGCCCGTGCGGGCGGTCTACCGCTCCCTGGTCTACCCCAACCTCATCGTGGTGGACAAGGAGAATGGGGGCAAGGCCGACGCCCTAAACGCCGGGCTCAA of the Thermus antranikianii DSM 12462 genome contains:
- a CDS encoding HEAT repeat domain-containing protein; the protein is MWRRGERLYALLVVLVVLLEALALGGLVVAFSGRIFNLLGSPVAYRALFQALVLTGLALTSLSAYILLYHAYTASKERLDRKAYEDWLARFTEALFNEEPPPPPPWPRPALEALLNLREMLKGEFSERIADWLRQVYPHWIRLLKSRWASRPARLEALDALAQARLPETLEAILPYLSHRDPVLRLGAARAGARVARGEGLGRLAAALLEAGLPRGALLEVLLLLEERATPVVEAFLSRGGREEVWAALEAIGRLKLVALAERVLPFLDHPDPELKAAAMRALYRMRYPPKGYEGLLLAALKDQQEFLRAHAARLMALLGNELAQRALWKALSDPSFYVRRAAAEGLLLMNRGFLARAAEGHPDPFGRAMAQQVLREAA